Proteins encoded in a region of the Stieleria neptunia genome:
- the asnB gene encoding asparagine synthase (glutamine-hydrolyzing), whose amino-acid sequence MCGITGAVWQSESLRVDPSLLKQMTDAIAHRGPDDDGAWIDNDQRDGQGRHYGVALGFRRLSIIDVEGAAQPMSNEDGGVRMVFNGEIYNFKALRHRLEGSGHQFATDGDGESVLHLYEDIGTDCFAELNGMFAIAIWDTRRSRLVLARDRIGQKPLYYALVGDRLVFGSELKCLAAVPGVCNEIDPAAIDEFLTYQYVPHPGTIWKGVRKLPPGHVAIFEKGKLVVQPYWDFDPTVEVPRSKGEAVERLRELLADSVRLRLQSDVPLGSFLSGGIDSSLITALAQRQQGEMPIRTFSIGFPIADFDETGYAAQVAEHLGTNHQRFEVQPNGVDIIDKLVWHYDEPFGDSSAVPTWYLSELTRREVTVALSGDGGDELFAGYDRYRALWLSVRLRRMFPIHKTPGIGLIQRFPDNNKQYSITRRAKRFLEAIGQPEARRYLNWLQIFPERMRAELYTDEFVERLPGEDPFEFLDAIWNRSEGRDVVTRASTTDMLSYLPCDLCTKVDIASMAHSLEVRQPMLDHRVVEFAASLPVHLKFRGRRGKLLLQDAFGSMIPKSIFTRKKMGFGIPIGAWFRKELKPMVHDTLLADDARIAPYFRREVVERLVGQHERMENNHGYRLWNLLILEKWLRQWAG is encoded by the coding sequence ATGTGTGGAATCACCGGAGCGGTATGGCAAAGCGAGTCTCTTCGCGTCGATCCGTCGCTGCTGAAGCAGATGACCGACGCGATCGCCCATCGCGGCCCCGACGATGACGGCGCTTGGATCGACAACGATCAACGCGACGGCCAAGGACGACACTACGGCGTCGCACTCGGATTTCGCCGGCTGTCGATTATCGATGTCGAGGGGGCCGCACAGCCGATGTCCAACGAGGACGGCGGCGTGCGAATGGTTTTCAACGGCGAGATCTACAACTTCAAAGCACTCCGCCATCGGCTCGAAGGCAGCGGCCATCAGTTCGCCACCGATGGCGACGGCGAATCGGTGTTGCACCTGTATGAAGACATCGGTACGGATTGTTTCGCCGAACTCAACGGCATGTTCGCGATCGCGATTTGGGACACACGCCGCAGCCGACTCGTACTGGCGCGAGATCGGATCGGACAAAAGCCACTGTACTATGCCCTGGTCGGCGATCGACTGGTCTTCGGCAGCGAACTGAAATGCTTGGCAGCCGTCCCCGGCGTCTGCAACGAAATCGATCCCGCGGCGATCGATGAGTTTTTGACGTATCAGTATGTCCCGCACCCTGGAACGATCTGGAAAGGCGTTCGAAAACTGCCGCCGGGCCATGTGGCGATTTTTGAAAAAGGCAAACTGGTCGTTCAACCGTACTGGGATTTCGATCCCACGGTGGAAGTGCCGCGATCCAAGGGCGAAGCGGTTGAGCGGCTGCGCGAGTTGCTGGCCGATTCGGTCCGACTGCGGTTGCAAAGCGACGTGCCGCTGGGATCGTTCTTGTCCGGCGGGATCGATTCGTCCTTGATCACCGCGCTCGCACAGCGTCAACAAGGCGAGATGCCGATCCGCACCTTCAGCATCGGATTCCCGATCGCCGACTTTGACGAAACCGGCTACGCGGCCCAAGTCGCCGAGCACCTGGGGACCAACCACCAGCGATTCGAAGTCCAGCCCAACGGCGTGGACATCATCGACAAATTGGTTTGGCACTATGACGAACCCTTCGGCGACTCGTCCGCCGTGCCGACTTGGTACCTGTCCGAACTGACACGCCGCGAAGTCACGGTGGCGTTATCCGGTGACGGGGGCGACGAACTGTTCGCCGGCTACGATCGCTACCGGGCGCTGTGGTTGAGCGTGCGATTGCGGAGGATGTTTCCGATTCATAAAACACCCGGCATCGGGCTGATTCAACGATTCCCCGACAACAATAAACAGTATTCGATCACCCGCCGCGCCAAGCGTTTTTTGGAAGCGATCGGCCAGCCCGAAGCACGACGTTATTTGAATTGGCTGCAGATCTTTCCCGAACGCATGCGGGCCGAGTTGTACACCGACGAGTTTGTCGAGCGGTTGCCGGGCGAAGACCCGTTCGAGTTCCTCGACGCGATCTGGAACCGCAGCGAGGGGCGCGACGTCGTGACCCGGGCGTCGACGACCGACATGCTGTCCTATCTGCCCTGCGACCTGTGCACCAAAGTCGACATCGCGTCGATGGCCCATTCATTGGAGGTGCGACAGCCGATGCTGGACCATCGCGTCGTCGAATTCGCCGCGTCGCTGCCGGTGCATCTAAAATTCCGCGGGCGGCGCGGCAAACTGCTGCTCCAAGACGCGTTCGGATCGATGATCCCGAAGTCGATCTTTACCCGCAAGAAGATGGGGTTTGGGATCCCGATCGGTGCCTGGTTCCGAAAGGAACTCAAGCCGATGGTCCACGACACCCTGCTGGCCGACGACGCGCGGATCGCACCGTACTTCCGCCGCGAGGTCGTCGAACGACTGGTCGGACAACACGAACGCATGGAAAACAACCACGGCTACCGGTTGTGGAACCTGTTGATCCTGGAAAAATGGCTGCGGCAATGGGCGGGTTAG
- a CDS encoding putative quinol monooxygenase, giving the protein MIQAVLRVVAPPNKRAEILQVFCSLAGPTEVAKGCRLCRVLCDANDENAILYWAQWETRDDQDDHLRSERFQRLLPYIDMSREPPEVDVSTMDAIGGIELVLSVIRAQQH; this is encoded by the coding sequence ATGATCCAAGCCGTGTTGCGAGTCGTGGCACCACCGAACAAGCGCGCGGAGATCCTGCAGGTCTTCTGCAGCTTGGCCGGTCCGACGGAGGTGGCAAAAGGATGCCGTCTCTGCCGCGTGCTTTGCGATGCGAATGACGAGAATGCGATTCTCTATTGGGCGCAGTGGGAGACACGTGACGACCAGGACGACCACTTGCGGTCCGAACGGTTCCAGCGGCTGTTGCCTTACATTGACATGTCTCGGGAACCGCCCGAAGTCGACGTCAGCACCATGGACGCGATCGGCGGAATTGAGTTGGTTTTGTCTGTGATCCGTGCGCAGCAGCACTAA
- a CDS encoding efflux RND transporter periplasmic adaptor subunit, with translation MIWTKSTLRAAITVTVIAALVSGCGGPPEEPPPVRPVRTVKVGDLTAIAGREFPGRAAAKAEVELSFQVSGPLISLPVDVGTEVTKGGVIAAIDPRDYETALASNQANLDRAKANLLAMERGARPEEIEQLKASLAQAEASAEQAAAEHERNSRLIKDRAVSQTDFDISLARKKRTIAEVESAKEALNIGMTGARPEDIQAKRAEIRALESAVAAAKNQLDDATLTAPFDGEISVRYVDNFQRVQAKQPIVRLFDLSEIEVTIQIPESLIGLVPEVKQVACRFDAHPERDFFGTVTKIGREASQITRTYPVTVQIEQPDDVKILPGMAAMVRNHREEGDETVTAELIVPPSSVFTVADDDSQSYVWVYDEGTNKVTRRAVTTGELTPVGLKVIEGIQVGERVVTSGVNSLTEGQEVKLL, from the coding sequence ATGATCTGGACGAAATCAACACTCCGTGCGGCGATCACCGTCACGGTCATCGCCGCACTTGTGTCCGGGTGTGGCGGTCCGCCGGAGGAGCCTCCGCCGGTTCGTCCGGTGCGGACGGTCAAAGTGGGTGACCTGACCGCGATCGCCGGACGCGAATTTCCGGGTCGCGCGGCGGCGAAAGCGGAGGTGGAGTTGTCATTCCAGGTGTCTGGTCCGCTGATTTCACTGCCCGTCGACGTGGGGACCGAGGTCACCAAAGGCGGTGTGATCGCCGCCATCGATCCTCGGGATTATGAAACGGCACTGGCCAGCAACCAAGCCAACCTGGATCGCGCCAAGGCGAATCTGTTGGCGATGGAGCGTGGTGCCCGTCCGGAAGAGATTGAGCAATTGAAAGCGAGTCTCGCCCAGGCCGAGGCTTCCGCCGAACAAGCCGCCGCCGAGCACGAACGCAATTCCCGATTGATCAAAGACCGGGCGGTGTCACAAACTGATTTTGACATTTCGTTGGCGCGAAAGAAACGAACGATCGCGGAGGTCGAAAGTGCCAAAGAGGCGCTGAACATCGGCATGACCGGGGCTCGGCCGGAAGACATCCAAGCCAAACGCGCGGAGATTCGGGCGTTGGAATCTGCCGTCGCCGCCGCCAAAAATCAGCTCGATGATGCGACATTGACGGCACCGTTTGACGGTGAAATCTCTGTTCGATACGTCGACAATTTCCAGCGAGTCCAAGCCAAGCAACCGATCGTCCGCTTGTTTGACCTGTCGGAAATCGAAGTCACGATTCAGATCCCGGAATCGCTGATCGGTTTGGTGCCGGAAGTGAAGCAGGTCGCTTGCCGATTCGACGCCCATCCCGAGCGTGACTTTTTCGGGACCGTCACGAAGATCGGCCGGGAAGCCTCGCAGATCACGCGGACCTATCCGGTCACGGTTCAGATCGAACAACCCGATGACGTCAAGATTCTGCCCGGGATGGCTGCGATGGTTCGCAATCACAGGGAAGAGGGAGACGAGACGGTGACGGCTGAATTGATCGTGCCGCCCAGTTCGGTGTTCACGGTGGCCGACGATGACAGTCAATCCTATGTCTGGGTCTACGACGAAGGAACCAACAAGGTCACGCGTCGAGCGGTGACCACCGGTGAACTGACCCCCGTGGGTCTCAAGGTGATCGAAGGCATTCAAGTGGGCGAACGAGTCGTCACCTCGGGCGTCAACTCCTTGACCGAAGGTCAGGAGGTCAAGCTGCTGTGA
- a CDS encoding YybH family protein, translated as MTVAWVALCVRPVAADQAADEATIRKEVAAYVAAFNQGDAKALAAMWSPEAVYTNPLSGDQVVGREAIAEQFAAIFNENKDIKLSAVTESIQFISPGVALEVGTATVMQPDQEPEESAYTAVYVKRDGSWLLDRVTEEDVPVVISHQDRLKDLEWMIGSWVDQDDQATVVTTCQWTKNRNFMVRMFAMAIGDRFEHSGMQIIGWDPAAGQIKSWVFDSDGGFGEGIWKQKEKTWHIQSTGTLPDGSKMSSTNIMTYVDDHTFTWQSINRIVDGELLPNVDEVVVAREGAVGGSK; from the coding sequence ATGACAGTGGCCTGGGTTGCCCTGTGCGTGAGACCGGTGGCGGCAGATCAGGCGGCCGACGAAGCGACGATTCGCAAAGAGGTCGCGGCCTACGTCGCGGCCTTCAATCAAGGCGATGCCAAAGCGTTGGCGGCGATGTGGTCGCCCGAGGCGGTGTACACCAATCCGCTTTCGGGAGACCAGGTTGTCGGTCGCGAAGCGATCGCGGAGCAATTCGCCGCGATCTTTAACGAAAACAAAGACATCAAGCTGTCCGCGGTGACGGAATCGATTCAGTTCATCTCGCCCGGCGTTGCGTTGGAAGTGGGCACGGCAACGGTGATGCAACCCGATCAAGAGCCCGAGGAATCAGCCTACACCGCCGTGTACGTCAAGCGTGACGGTTCCTGGCTACTCGACCGCGTGACCGAGGAAGATGTCCCCGTCGTGATCTCGCACCAAGATCGTTTGAAGGACTTGGAGTGGATGATCGGCAGCTGGGTCGATCAAGACGATCAGGCGACCGTCGTCACGACGTGTCAATGGACCAAGAATCGAAACTTCATGGTTCGGATGTTCGCGATGGCGATCGGTGATCGGTTCGAGCATTCGGGGATGCAAATCATCGGTTGGGACCCCGCCGCCGGGCAAATCAAGTCTTGGGTGTTCGATTCCGATGGTGGATTCGGTGAAGGGATTTGGAAACAGAAGGAGAAGACTTGGCACATTCAATCCACCGGCACCCTGCCCGACGGAAGCAAGATGTCCTCTACCAACATCATGACCTACGTGGATGACCATACCTTCACTTGGCAATCGATCAATCGAATTGTCGACGGCGAGCTCTTGCCCAACGTGGATGAAGTCGTGGTGGCCCGAGAAGGAGCGGTAGGAGGATCTAAGTGA
- a CDS encoding efflux RND transporter permease subunit has product MSLAAISIEKRAITYFGILLIVVGGVFCYFQLGQLEDPEFSVKTAAITTTYPGASAEQVELEVTDRIETKLQEMAEVKAVYSNSRPGLSIIKVDIKSNYWSERLPQVWDVLRKKVADIEPTLPPGAGKPKVGDDFGYVFGFLLAVSSDGYSYAELERYVKDMRKELSVVKGVARVDFWGVQQKRIYLDVSSSQLAELNITPAQFIQTLQSQNMVVDAGNVDYQTQRMRVTPTGEFGTPEEIGELAITSVVNGQDEIIRIRDLATINVGYIDPPTQLLRHNGREAIALAIAPAAGENVVEVGTRIDTRINELLAELPVGINIERISWQSDQVSESIRAFMVSLLEAVAIVLALLAFTMGIRPGIIIGISGLVFPILGTFIVMAIMGIDLHRISLGAMIIAMGMMVDNAIVVTDGIMVRIAKGMDRKQAAIEAADAPAIPLLGATIVACMAFYPIFASSYDTGEYAGSLFTVVAISLLLSWVFCQTIGPLLCMAMLPDPKQGQETTAPYQGTLYQKFRKLLSLTIRHRFLFLASMVGLLAVSVFGFRWVPQLYFPDSSRLQVMIDYWAPEGTRIQQTSADLQRIEAYVQQHEATTSVSAFVGKGPPRFYLPVSAEDPYTSYAQIIVNTKSLDGVNELLADTDAWVKENVPEAMVRVRKYAVGAFDDWKIEARFSGPANADPETLRRLAEEGAQILRDTPLAKEVRVNWRERVQALSPQYNQERARWAGVSRDDLARVMKRASDGVVVGQYRQDDDLIPIVARSVESERQRAATSLEELQVTPKLSTHSVPVSQVIDGIEVPWEDPIIWRWDRRRAITVQCSPNSTTAPTLRNAIVDKFDAIELPPGYRLDWDGEYWSAKQSQEALAPGIVPAVVIMLFILVALFNGFRPMLICIGVIPFVMIGITGGMLLTQTPFGFIALLGAMSLSGMMIKNAVVLLDEVNANLGKGLTPYNAVVEAGVSRLSPVVNAAGTTVLGVLPMLQDVFWVALAVTIFFGLIVGTGLTMVMVPTLYATLYRIPYDGPSGRSPEPPGSAEG; this is encoded by the coding sequence GTGAGTTTGGCTGCGATATCGATTGAAAAGCGCGCGATCACCTACTTCGGCATCCTGCTGATTGTCGTCGGCGGCGTCTTCTGTTATTTCCAACTCGGTCAGTTGGAAGACCCCGAGTTCTCCGTCAAGACGGCGGCCATCACGACGACCTATCCTGGCGCCAGCGCCGAACAGGTCGAACTGGAGGTCACCGACCGGATCGAAACGAAGTTGCAGGAGATGGCCGAGGTCAAGGCCGTCTATTCCAACTCACGGCCTGGACTGTCCATCATCAAGGTGGATATCAAGAGCAACTATTGGTCCGAACGCCTGCCACAGGTCTGGGATGTGCTGCGCAAGAAGGTCGCGGACATCGAACCGACACTGCCGCCGGGGGCCGGCAAGCCGAAGGTCGGTGACGACTTCGGATACGTGTTCGGGTTCTTGTTGGCCGTCAGCAGCGACGGTTACAGCTACGCCGAGCTGGAACGCTACGTCAAGGACATGCGAAAGGAGCTGAGCGTCGTCAAAGGGGTCGCGCGCGTCGATTTTTGGGGCGTCCAGCAAAAGCGAATCTACCTCGACGTCTCGTCATCGCAACTTGCCGAATTGAACATCACGCCGGCGCAGTTCATTCAAACCCTGCAATCGCAGAACATGGTCGTCGACGCCGGCAACGTCGATTACCAGACACAGCGGATGCGTGTCACACCGACGGGCGAGTTCGGCACGCCCGAGGAAATCGGCGAACTGGCGATCACGAGCGTAGTCAACGGACAAGATGAGATCATCCGCATCCGCGATTTGGCGACGATCAACGTCGGTTACATCGACCCCCCGACACAGTTGCTGCGGCATAACGGTCGCGAGGCGATCGCGTTGGCGATTGCCCCGGCTGCCGGTGAAAACGTTGTCGAGGTGGGCACGCGCATCGACACTCGGATCAACGAGTTGTTGGCCGAGTTGCCGGTCGGCATCAACATCGAACGCATCTCCTGGCAATCCGATCAGGTCAGCGAATCGATCCGCGCGTTCATGGTCAGCCTGCTCGAAGCGGTGGCGATCGTGCTCGCGCTGCTGGCGTTCACGATGGGGATTCGGCCCGGCATCATCATCGGGATCAGCGGGCTGGTGTTCCCGATTCTGGGCACCTTCATCGTGATGGCGATCATGGGGATCGACCTGCACCGTATTTCACTCGGCGCGATGATCATCGCGATGGGGATGATGGTCGACAACGCAATCGTGGTGACCGACGGCATCATGGTGCGGATCGCCAAAGGCATGGACCGCAAGCAAGCGGCGATCGAAGCGGCCGACGCACCGGCGATCCCGCTGCTGGGCGCGACGATCGTGGCCTGCATGGCGTTTTATCCGATCTTTGCCTCCAGCTACGACACCGGCGAGTATGCCGGCAGCCTGTTCACGGTCGTGGCCATCTCGTTGCTATTGAGCTGGGTGTTTTGCCAGACGATCGGGCCATTGTTGTGCATGGCGATGTTGCCGGACCCCAAGCAGGGACAAGAAACGACCGCCCCGTACCAGGGGACGCTGTATCAGAAATTTCGCAAACTGTTGTCACTGACCATCCGCCATCGCTTTCTGTTCCTGGCCAGCATGGTCGGGTTGTTGGCGGTCAGCGTGTTCGGCTTCCGCTGGGTGCCCCAGCTGTATTTCCCAGACTCCAGTCGATTGCAAGTGATGATCGACTACTGGGCTCCCGAGGGAACGCGGATCCAGCAGACGAGTGCGGATTTGCAGCGGATCGAAGCGTACGTCCAGCAGCACGAGGCGACCACCTCGGTCAGTGCCTTTGTCGGCAAAGGCCCGCCCCGCTTCTACTTGCCGGTCAGTGCCGAAGACCCCTACACCTCCTACGCCCAGATCATCGTCAACACGAAGTCGCTCGACGGCGTCAATGAACTTCTCGCCGATACCGATGCCTGGGTGAAAGAGAACGTCCCCGAGGCGATGGTGCGGGTTCGCAAATACGCGGTCGGCGCGTTTGATGACTGGAAGATCGAAGCACGCTTCAGCGGACCGGCCAACGCCGACCCGGAGACGTTGCGCAGGCTGGCTGAAGAGGGCGCGCAGATCTTGCGAGATACCCCGCTGGCCAAGGAAGTGCGCGTCAATTGGCGTGAGCGTGTCCAGGCATTGTCACCGCAATACAACCAGGAACGGGCGCGTTGGGCAGGCGTGTCGCGCGACGATTTGGCTCGGGTGATGAAGCGCGCCTCCGACGGCGTCGTCGTCGGACAATACCGGCAGGACGACGATTTGATTCCGATCGTGGCGCGGAGTGTCGAATCCGAACGCCAGCGGGCGGCCACTTCGCTGGAAGAACTTCAAGTCACACCGAAGTTGTCGACCCATTCCGTACCCGTTTCACAGGTCATCGACGGCATCGAGGTGCCCTGGGAAGACCCGATCATCTGGCGTTGGGATCGTCGCCGAGCCATTACCGTTCAGTGCTCACCCAACAGCACCACGGCACCGACCCTGCGCAACGCGATCGTCGACAAGTTCGACGCCATTGAGCTTCCGCCGGGCTATCGATTGGACTGGGACGGCGAGTACTGGAGTGCGAAGCAGTCGCAGGAAGCGTTGGCGCCGGGGATCGTCCCTGCCGTCGTCATCATGTTGTTTATTCTGGTCGCATTGTTCAACGGATTTCGCCCCATGCTGATCTGCATCGGAGTGATTCCCTTTGTGATGATCGGCATCACCGGGGGCATGTTGTTGACGCAGACACCATTCGGATTCATCGCATTGTTGGGAGCGATGAGTCTATCGGGCATGATGATCAAGAACGCCGTCGTGCTGCTGGATGAAGTCAACGCCAATCTCGGTAAAGGTCTGACGCCGTACAACGCCGTGGTCGAAGCGGGGGTCTCGCGCTTGAGCCCCGTGGTCAATGCGGCGGGAACCACCGTGCTCGGCGTGTTACCAATGCTGCAAGACGTGTTTTGGGTTGCCTTGGCCGTGACGATTTTTTTCGGTCTGATCGTCGGCACGGGGCTGACGATGGTGATGGTGCCCACGCTCTACGCGACGCTCTACCGGATTCCGTACGACGGCCCTTCCGGGCGGTCGCCAGAACCGCCCGGTTCAGCCGAAGGCTGA
- a CDS encoding sigma 54-interacting transcriptional regulator has translation MNDKLTTRDINTRASPESHDKPLDAPPPWDSSPWDFRLLFDHSPAGVYVVQKGQICYANPAMGELLGCSPALIIDQPLLSFVHPDDRPAVESQRRWRSEDTKTAPFLTRIVQANGTITAVEVMESLLNDPSPLNPPDDCVRVGVMIDVTARRTVDVEIQERLHFEQLLADLSAGFVNLPCDQIDSRIDTSLRSLVEFLGNDRSTFVEFGDDEDHVVISHSYAVPDCQPFPIGPFAVSHLPWFINEFRSGKNVFLRSIPQDLPAAAAKERAHCLEEGIQSNVAIPIKAGGERLGGLTFAFVRKRCEWPRDILSRLGLIGEVFANALLRRRNEQLLQKTMSENTRLRRQLEQENLYLREQAVVKHHHGKIIGHSDAITRVLADVERVATTDAPVLLTGETGTGKELLAQTIHELSDRKGRPMVVVNCASLPATLIESELFGRAAGAYTGAASAEIGRFELADGSTLFLDEIGEFPLELQAKLLRVLQDGRFERLGTAKTISVDVRIIAATNRDLEAATRKNLFYRLNVFPIRVPPLRDRREDIPPLTWAFVESFGRRMGKSIKTIPRKTMKQLQDHDWPGNIRELSNAVERAMILADSDTLHVDMPATSRDGTQPHKTLKEVERDQIQLVLERTGWRIRGSGGAAEQLDIKPTTLEARMAKLGITRPNR, from the coding sequence ATGAACGATAAACTTACGACGCGGGACATCAACACAAGAGCATCACCTGAGAGTCACGACAAACCGCTGGACGCCCCGCCCCCATGGGATTCGTCCCCCTGGGACTTTCGCCTGCTGTTCGATCATTCGCCGGCCGGAGTGTACGTGGTCCAGAAGGGACAGATCTGTTACGCCAATCCTGCGATGGGCGAATTGCTCGGCTGCAGTCCTGCGTTGATCATCGACCAGCCACTGCTCAGTTTCGTCCACCCCGATGATCGCCCGGCGGTCGAGTCGCAGCGCCGATGGCGATCCGAAGACACGAAGACCGCCCCCTTTCTGACCCGCATCGTCCAAGCCAATGGAACCATCACAGCCGTCGAGGTGATGGAGTCGCTTCTGAACGATCCATCACCCTTGAACCCTCCGGACGATTGCGTGCGTGTCGGCGTGATGATCGATGTCACCGCGCGCCGCACGGTCGACGTGGAGATTCAGGAGCGACTGCATTTTGAACAGCTACTGGCTGATCTTTCTGCCGGATTTGTCAATCTTCCGTGCGATCAAATTGATAGCCGGATCGACACGAGCCTACGGTCGCTGGTGGAATTCCTGGGTAACGATCGCAGTACATTTGTCGAGTTTGGTGACGATGAGGATCATGTGGTGATCTCCCATTCGTACGCCGTGCCGGATTGCCAGCCGTTTCCGATCGGGCCATTCGCCGTCTCGCATTTGCCTTGGTTTATCAACGAGTTCCGCAGTGGCAAGAACGTCTTTCTCCGTTCGATCCCGCAGGATCTTCCTGCCGCAGCGGCCAAGGAGCGGGCGCATTGCCTGGAGGAGGGAATCCAATCGAATGTTGCGATCCCGATCAAGGCGGGCGGCGAACGACTGGGCGGACTGACATTCGCATTCGTCCGCAAGCGGTGCGAGTGGCCTCGCGACATCCTCTCGCGACTGGGCTTGATCGGAGAAGTGTTCGCCAACGCATTGTTGCGACGTCGCAACGAGCAATTGCTGCAGAAAACGATGTCGGAGAACACACGGCTTCGGCGGCAATTGGAGCAGGAGAACCTCTACCTTCGCGAACAAGCCGTCGTGAAGCACCACCATGGAAAAATCATCGGCCACAGTGACGCGATCACACGGGTGCTGGCGGATGTCGAACGCGTGGCGACGACCGACGCGCCGGTCCTGTTGACCGGAGAGACCGGGACAGGAAAGGAGTTGCTCGCGCAAACGATCCACGAGTTGAGCGATCGCAAGGGCCGCCCGATGGTGGTCGTGAATTGTGCGTCGCTGCCGGCCACGTTGATCGAAAGTGAATTGTTCGGCCGCGCCGCAGGTGCGTACACCGGCGCCGCGTCGGCGGAGATCGGTCGCTTTGAGCTGGCCGACGGATCGACACTGTTTCTCGATGAGATCGGCGAATTCCCGCTGGAATTGCAGGCGAAACTGCTGCGCGTGTTGCAAGATGGCCGGTTTGAGCGTCTGGGGACCGCCAAGACAATCTCGGTCGACGTGCGGATCATTGCGGCAACCAACCGCGACCTGGAAGCGGCCACGCGTAAGAATCTGTTTTACCGGTTGAACGTCTTTCCCATCCGCGTGCCGCCGCTACGCGATCGGCGCGAGGACATCCCGCCGCTGACCTGGGCGTTCGTCGAATCCTTTGGACGGCGGATGGGAAAGTCCATCAAAACGATTCCGCGTAAGACGATGAAGCAGCTGCAGGACCACGACTGGCCCGGCAACATCCGCGAGTTGAGCAATGCCGTGGAACGCGCGATGATCCTGGCCGACAGCGACACGCTGCATGTCGACATGCCGGCAACGTCACGCGATGGCACGCAGCCGCACAAGACGCTCAAGGAAGTCGAACGGGACCAGATTCAGCTCGTGCTTGAACGAACAGGCTGGCGGATTCGTGGCAGCGGTGGCGCGGCTGAACAACTGGACATCAAACCAACGACGCTCGAAGCTCGGATGGCCAAGCTGGGCATCACACGGCCGAACCGATAA
- a CDS encoding serine/threonine protein kinase encodes MQNEPTIILSGTDPDLPRKLPSGIRRYSGLREIARGGNGVLSAAFDPVTGRTVAIKMLHSDHRNIPNEKRRLLREARVTAQLQHPNTVPVYEIGNDLVHGIYFTMKLISGINLFEILKQIARGDEQIAKRYPQVRRISALSDACLALAYAHARGVIHRDVKPENIWLGNFGEVYLLDWGTAKVWGSMDDQTVTRYDASKLQKEEDEQQLLTLTGGGQRPGTPLYMSPEQIQGTRTIDERSDIFNAGVCMYELLAIREPFRGANIDQTFRNIISGEVPPPSEKSPERKIPKAADEIVMRAIQKKPQQRFQTMREMVDAIEAVLPQLDQG; translated from the coding sequence ATGCAGAACGAACCGACCATCATCCTGTCCGGAACCGACCCCGATCTTCCACGCAAATTGCCCTCCGGAATACGCCGTTATTCCGGGCTCCGCGAAATCGCCCGGGGGGGCAACGGCGTTCTCAGTGCGGCCTTCGACCCCGTCACCGGACGGACCGTGGCGATCAAGATGCTGCACAGCGACCACCGGAATATCCCCAACGAGAAACGGCGGCTGCTCCGCGAGGCTCGCGTCACCGCCCAGCTGCAGCACCCCAACACGGTCCCGGTCTACGAAATCGGCAACGACTTGGTGCACGGCATCTATTTCACCATGAAATTGATTTCGGGGATCAATCTGTTTGAGATCCTCAAGCAAATTGCCCGCGGCGATGAACAAATCGCCAAACGTTATCCCCAGGTTCGCCGGATCTCGGCACTCTCGGACGCCTGCCTGGCCTTGGCTTATGCCCACGCACGCGGCGTGATTCATCGCGACGTCAAACCCGAAAATATCTGGCTGGGCAATTTCGGCGAAGTCTATCTGTTGGATTGGGGGACCGCCAAGGTTTGGGGGTCGATGGATGACCAAACGGTCACCCGCTACGACGCGTCCAAGCTGCAAAAGGAAGAAGACGAACAGCAGTTGCTGACGCTGACCGGCGGCGGGCAACGACCCGGCACACCGCTGTACATGTCGCCGGAACAAATCCAGGGCACTCGGACGATCGACGAACGCAGCGACATCTTTAATGCCGGTGTCTGCATGTACGAATTGCTGGCGATCCGTGAACCGTTTCGGGGCGCCAACATCGACCAGACGTTTCGCAACATCATCTCCGGCGAGGTGCCACCACCGAGCGAGAAGTCACCGGAACGAAAGATCCCCAAGGCGGCAGACGAAATCGTCATGCGGGCGATTCAAAAGAAGCCGCAGCAACGATTCCAAACCATGCGCGAGATGGTCGATGCCATTGAAGCAGTGCTTCCCCAGCTGGACCAAGGCTGA